A single Cloacibacillus sp. DNA region contains:
- a CDS encoding DUF3793 family protein, which translates to MVKNSLESLIAFHCAPTLAGIKAANLFTWHHMKEDMAGGLIDAARSRLAPYGISMEILCQCERYALILVYREKMLGRAFTPEAECFLEGYGYAAGSSVAEKLAVLKSRLTLCGEFPHEIGVFLDYPLEDVRGFIENRGGGCKACGTWKVYGDRDRAQELFERYKRCTDYFCKKIEAGHEMAQLLTAVPSFN; encoded by the coding sequence GGGATAAAGGCGGCTAATCTCTTTACGTGGCACCATATGAAGGAAGATATGGCGGGTGGGCTGATAGACGCCGCGCGTTCGCGCCTCGCTCCCTACGGCATCAGCATGGAAATCCTCTGCCAGTGCGAGAGGTACGCCCTGATTCTCGTCTACCGCGAGAAGATGCTCGGCAGGGCGTTCACCCCGGAGGCCGAATGTTTCCTTGAGGGATATGGCTACGCCGCCGGTTCCAGCGTCGCTGAAAAACTTGCCGTTTTGAAGAGCCGCCTCACCCTCTGCGGCGAGTTTCCCCATGAGATAGGGGTCTTTCTCGATTATCCGCTGGAGGATGTCCGCGGCTTTATTGAAAACAGGGGAGGCGGCTGTAAGGCCTGCGGCACCTGGAAGGTCTACGGTGACAGAGATAGAGCCCAGGAGCTCTTTGAACGCTATAAAAGGTGTACGGATTATTTCTGCAAAAAGATAGAGGCCGGTCATGAAATGGCGCAGCTGCTGACGGCGGTGCCCTCCTTCAATTAA